agatcaacttcattgtcatcgtccgcatactcatcattgtcctcttgcaaagattcatcttggttgtttctatacgggctcaatgttggcctcacttcttgggtcaaaagaggttcaacaatttcatctcgcttcaaggatggggggctactagcaaccaaaggggaggggttccggttcaagtccaaatgcaaacttgaatcaaccttcttcgttgcaaataactcaagagccttgtctagtgattcggccaccgtctccttgtatgcaacccaacgttgctccgagtttacacgcattgtcttccaacggatgtgcattccaaaaccaacattatgccttccctccaactcaatgatatcactagggtccatccaattcaaatctttcctaacttgttgcaagagctccgcatagctaggactactatcaaacaccatgtcaaactcatccgggtccggttctttattgcctttcaaaaaggcgtctttgtccccatgatgaacaaacacacatgttcttcccatccctataagcattcaaagaacacaaggtaacattgcttccatgagtactaatccatggattaacaccgaatacaaaccctaatatatatataaaacaacaaccctaaccctaaccataaccctaaccctaaccataaccataatcctaaccataaccctagccctaaacctaaccctagcaccaacataagaacacccataagaataaccctagcatactaacaaagcctaatcatagaaattggcaaacaaacatctcacatctccatgcaaatctctagatccaaacaaaactagggtttccccaaactaccaacaaatgagcaatgggagaactttacttcgatcaaaacaaggggatcggagattattaccttgagggagggtttgacttcgaaatccacggataaattcttcaaatttgcaagatttgaAAGAAGATTTGAAAGGGGGGGAGAGTGGGAGAGGGGGCAAAGctcggggagagagtgagagagtgtgtggtgggggggagggggcccagccaagtggctgcataagtcacagtgcagcgcctagccgctaggcgctgcacattacacgtgtagcgcctagcggctaggcgctgcacattacatgtgcggcgcctagctcggaggcgttgcactgctgggtgcgggcccatgggctgccacggtggacagaggtgcaacgccccggagctaggcgctgcaccgtagggtgtggcgccggcgtgacgggcgctacacaaaagggtcaggggtgtgaaatagtttcgcatccagttcattctgtgaatttATTTCGTTTCCAGATCAAAATTGTCAGATTTGTCCTCCAAGCCTCGACCTGGCTCACCAACCTCAGCTCACCGTGCGTACAATGCACTTGTACTGCCGCCTCTCGACACACTGGCCCGCCCATTCACGTCTCTGCAGCCAGCTATAGCACGGGGATTGATTTGATTAAATATCAATGCATGCAATGCAGATACACACATAGATATCTAGGGACAGTACACTCCCATGTGCCATGTGCAGCTTAGCAACAAAGAAACCGCCACACAACCAGTTGCAGCGCACGCCATGCTGCACGCTCAGCTCAGATCAGACCACCTCTTGATGATTGCCTCCAGTAGAGCAGAGCCGGAGCTATAAATACGGAGCTGGCCTCGGTTCCCACCACTCTTCACCATCACTCCAGTCTCGAGCAACACACACACCACAAACATCAACCAAGCAGCCCAGTCTTGTTTGCTGGAAGGAGATCAATGGCGGGGAAGCTCTACCAGCTCATGGCCAGGCTGCACCTGGCCAAGGGGCGGGCGTCGGCGGACGTGCCTAAGGGCCACTTCGCGGTCTACGTCGGCGAACAGCGGAAGCGGTTCGTCATCCCGACGGCGTACCTGAGGCACCCGTCCTTCCTCGTGCTGCTCAAGCGGGTGGAGGACGAGTTCGGCTTCGACCACCGCGCCGGCGGCGGCCTCACCATCCCCTGCTCAGAGGGCGACTTCGCCGACATCGTCGGTGgctgctcgtcctcctcctccccggCGGTGGATTACCACTAGATATGTAGTAGCAGCTCATCCGACCACACCGGCGCCGGCGCATGCATCGGCCGGTCCAGCCATCGATATGATCACTGCTAGATTGCTACATTAGGACGGATACATTTTGTTATTAGCTGAGGATTAATTCTTCTTGGAACGTGGCATTAGTACTCACCAATGTACTGTTGCATTTGCTTGAACCATGTAAATTACTCGTCACATTAAGGGATATAAGTAATTCTGCTGTTCTCATCTCATCACATTGCAATTTTCTCCGGATCCATGTTCGATGTTGGTTGCTTACAGTTTGTACCATAGGAAAGCCAAAGGTTTTTCTGTTAGGAGTGACGATACAGTGGGACACGAATACTAGCTAAATACATTCAGTGCCACTGTGTTCGAGATTCAACTCACAAGACCTGAATTCACTTCAGGCTTTCCTCTGCCTATCAGTACCACGATTCCACCACTTTATTACACGATATATAGGCAGTAGATCATTCTCTCAGCTTTTTTTAACGTGGATGGTTTTCTTAACTTCATGCAGTAGTTTTTTCTTTTGAAAAGGAGGATTACCCGGACCTCTGCATCATTTTGATGCACACAACCATTGATAGGCAGTAGATGATGAATAATGTCAATCTACTCCCAATATCACACACTTAAGGGTTCCATGTCTTAACAAAAAACCGCTTCACGCCCTGCGTTGTCAGGTGGCAAGCAATCTGCCACCGCCGGCCCTTAACCttccacacccccccccccctcccttttccttgctgCCGCAAGTCAGCGCCGCATCAGGGGCAACGTCTGGAACCGTCGCTCGAAGCTGATGCTCGCCCAAATAGATCAGGGGCAACGTCTGGGGCGTCAGCCTAGTTGAGGAGGCTCTGTTGTGGCTGCCTCTCGCCCACTCGTAGGTGGGGTCCCTCCATCGCAGGAGGGGTCAGTCCACCGATGAGTCTCTCTGTGCCTCAATCTAGCGTGGCCAGGTGGGTTCGCCAACGGGTTTGATCCATGCCATATCTGGTCGGTGGCCGCGGACTTGAGCCGGGCCAAGCCTTTGTCAGTGGCACGTTGCCTTCCTCTGGTGACCTCGGATCGGTAGATTGGTGGCGGTGCATGGGCTAGCTTGTGGCTCACTCTCTAGCAAGCAACATTGCAACAACTGTTGGCGATGCTCCTCGACCATGTAGGGGGCAAGGTGCGTTGTGGCGGGTGGTCCTGGCGAAGTTGTCGCCGTCGGTGGCAGCCAAGCCTGGATCCAGATCTGGAGTCCTTGGTCCATTGTGGCGGGTATGATGGCTTGAGTACCCTCAGGGAGGTGTGCAGTAGGGGCCGAGCGAATGTTGGGCACCTCGGTGTCGGCGCTTGGCTCCCCCTTGCCAACACCTAGGGTTTCGTTTGCACCTATCTTTTACACATGACAACTTTTTCTCTCTGTCCTTTCTCCTTGCCAGCACGATCAACGCTCCTTGGTCTGGAGCGAGAGGGTAGAGGGTCCAATCCTCTCCGACATCAGTTTTGGTGGTGATGATGCGACAAAGTCAGGTGGTTTGTTCCAAGTGGCCCATGTTCGCTTGTTGTAAGCGTCGTTGGTCGTATCTTGCCGTGGTCTGGCCTCTCATGTGCTTCTTCTCAACAGCTTGCTGGAGGTGTCTAGTAGTGCACTCCCGGTGCTTCTTAACGTGTTCGGCTTGTTTTGCGGGGTTCTTTTTACCAGCGTGCATAAGAATTATCTCAATACTATGTATCGCTCCGCTGTGTGGCTTTATTTTTTTATAAAGTGAGGATATGTTTCGAGTATGGCACACTTATATTGATATGTGGGTTATGTATATGTTTCTATCATTGCTCCGCCCACCGTGTCACATGCTGATTGATGAGCTGAAGCAAGAGCCCCTGGTTTCGAGAAAGGAACACTTGCGTCAAGATATATATCATGACAAAGGTATTGTGTTGCCATCATCATGTACAATATTCTACCGATTGATCATTGTATACAATTTTCAGTAGACTGTAGAGTATCACCGGTTGATCCGACAAAAAAAAAATGTATCGCCGATTGCAGCGGCGACGGGAACCCTCGCTCCCACCACCGAACCATTCCATCAGGTCAGGTGACGGGTCCAAATTTAACGAGCCGACAGTCGttgccgtggtgctctccgaatGGCGCGCAGAGCACTAAATATGCAACGCTCTCGTGTACCAGGACCGTATCTGCATGCCGATCTCATCTATGGGGTCTCAGATTCAGACTTTCTTGACACACGAGTAATGGCTCATGTGAGCCGATCACCCGAACCCTCCCGTTCTCCATGAATACGCAGCGATCGCCGTTTGTCAACTTGGCATTCAAGGGGACAAGTAGCTACGCAGCAGCACAGTGGTCGATTGTCAATGCGGTTGTTTCTGGACGACGCTCCGGGAAGAAATGAGCGGCGGTGCGTTCATGTAGTACTGTAGTTTTCCATCCGAGCCACATGGCATGTCTGCTTAACCTAAGGAAAGTGTACTCCAAAACAATGCCCCAAGCTTAAGCTTAACTTAGGACCAGTCCTTTTGagcggcttaaaaaataagctGCTCTCCCCAGCTTAAGTAATAAGCCACTTCCTAATTTTGTTGAGTCTTCTAAATTAGTTATCTCATAACTAGTTTAAAAGCTCTAATAAATACGAGAGACGGCTTATCGGAAAAACGTATGACAGAGTGTTACGTCCTCTTGTTTCCTCCAGAATTATAAGATTACATAAATTCGAATGTAAGAGTGCTTGAAAGCGCGGAAAAAACCGAAAATGCCAAACTGAGACCGAGCTCCATGGAGTCTGTATTTTGAAAATTCAAAATTCATACTTACATTttaaatatttttgaaaaaaaaatgcaTGTATACCAGAGGCATAAGGTACATTTCTCATGAAGAAATGTGTTAAAATGAGAGCTACACAATAAAATGTGGTTTTTCAACACATGCATTGTTCATTCTTAAAGtccatgatttattttgtgcagCTTGACATGCAAGGCATTTCATCTTAAaaatttatatatatatacattacATCCTTGTATACGTGTATATTTTTCCAGATTTTTAAACTAaaatttattttttgttttttgcaaaATTTCATCCTCCAAGGAGGCAAGGAGTTCGGTCTCCAAAATGCCCTACTCATAAAAAACAAAGGAATTCTAGCCAAGAGATTGGAGAGGATGGAAATTTACAGTCTAGAACTCCAAGTGGTTAAagcaaaatcacacagaacaagggagccgCTTGTTCTTATTGAATGACCGTTTCATCGACCAGAGGAGTGAATTGAAGATTTTTATCAACTTCTTCGAAGGAAGCTAACTTTTGAAAGAAATATGAACTAAGCAGTATGAAGAAATATTTGCAGAATATAAACTAGGTTAAGCATGTATTCAATGCTGCCGCTCCAAGCAAAATTCCCTGAACTATTCTCCTTCTCCAACTCCAAAGAGGC
This sequence is a window from Aegilops tauschii subsp. strangulata cultivar AL8/78 chromosome 7, Aet v6.0, whole genome shotgun sequence. Protein-coding genes within it:
- the LOC109753220 gene encoding auxin-induced protein 15A-like; the protein is MAGKLYQLMARLHLAKGRASADVPKGHFAVYVGEQRKRFVIPTAYLRHPSFLVLLKRVEDEFGFDHRAGGGLTIPCSEGDFADIVGGCSSSSSPAVDYH